From the genome of bacterium HR11:
CGACACCTCGGGGAAATGGCCATGAAGGTGCACTTTCGGATTCGACGATATGACCCGGAAAGGGCGCCCAAGCCTTATTGGCAAGACTTTGAGGTCGAGGTCGAGCCGACCGACCGGGTCCTGGACGGCTTGCACTACATCAAGTGGTACCAAGACGGGACCCTGGCCTTTCGGCGGTCTTGCGGCCACGGCATCTGCGGGTCCGACGCCATGGTCATCAACGGCCGCAACCGGCTGGCCTGCAAGGCCCTCATCAAGGAGCTGGGGTCCCGGATCGTCGTCGAGCCCCTCCGGGGGTTTCGCGTGATCAAGGACCTGGTCGTCGATATGGAGGGCTTTTTTGCGAAGTACCGGGCCGTGAAGCCCTATTTGATCACGCGTTCACCGGAGCCTGAAAAGGAATGGCTTCAGTCTCCCGA
Proteins encoded in this window:
- the sdhB gene encoding Succinate dehydrogenase iron-sulfur subunit — encoded protein: MKVHFRIRRYDPERAPKPYWQDFEVEVEPTDRVLDGLHYIKWYQDGTLAFRRSCGHGICGSDAMVINGRNRLACKALIKELGSRIVVEPLRGFRVIKDLVVDMEGFFAKYRAVKPYLITRSPEPEKEWLQSPEDRARFDDTTKCILCAACTTACPSFWANRDFIGPAAIVQAHRFIFDSRDEGTEERLAVLHSRDGVWRCRTVFNCVEACPRGIDVTRAIEEVKRLLLTRKL